From a single Rhodopirellula halodulae genomic region:
- a CDS encoding 3-oxoacyl-ACP synthase III has product MHFSDVSLASIGVTIPTARWTSEQIERDLEPLYTRLKLPEGRLAMMSGIASRRVWEPGTAPSGPSIQSGKHAIEAAGIDPTQIGALIHASVCRDFLEPATASRVHHELGLGPQCWVYDVSNACLGVLNGAIQIATMIQSGMIKAGLVVGTENSRPLMEATLAALNADTQLTRKTVKPAFASLTIGSGSCAWLLTHRDLAPGATSFANGIAQANTAHHDLCRSDQDTAGAAMQPLMETDSETLMAEGIATGVAALSDLLADSGWTRDEIDRTVCHQVGSRHRVGMLEAMGLPEERDIITFPALGNTGSVALPLTVAAAAATGELQGGDRTAMLGIGSGINSVMVAADWGQTQISGEWSGLLDELAELREPEPTVVG; this is encoded by the coding sequence GTGCACTTCTCTGACGTATCGCTGGCATCGATTGGTGTCACCATCCCCACCGCTCGCTGGACCAGCGAACAGATTGAACGCGATTTGGAACCGCTTTACACGCGTTTGAAGCTCCCTGAGGGGCGTTTGGCGATGATGAGCGGGATCGCTAGCCGCCGAGTTTGGGAGCCAGGAACGGCGCCCAGCGGCCCCAGCATTCAAAGCGGCAAGCACGCGATCGAAGCGGCTGGGATCGATCCGACCCAGATTGGTGCGCTGATTCACGCCAGCGTTTGCCGTGACTTTCTGGAGCCCGCCACGGCGTCGCGTGTGCATCACGAGTTGGGTCTTGGACCACAATGTTGGGTCTACGACGTTTCCAACGCGTGTTTGGGTGTTCTCAACGGGGCCATTCAGATCGCGACCATGATTCAGTCCGGCATGATCAAGGCCGGTTTGGTGGTTGGGACGGAAAACAGCCGTCCGCTGATGGAAGCCACGTTGGCGGCACTGAACGCGGACACCCAGCTCACACGAAAGACGGTCAAGCCAGCGTTTGCGTCCTTGACCATTGGCTCGGGCAGTTGTGCTTGGTTGCTGACGCATCGCGATTTGGCTCCCGGGGCGACTTCGTTTGCCAACGGGATCGCTCAGGCCAACACGGCGCATCACGATCTGTGCCGCAGCGATCAAGACACAGCGGGGGCAGCCATGCAGCCTTTGATGGAAACCGATTCCGAAACCTTGATGGCCGAAGGCATCGCCACGGGCGTCGCCGCGTTGTCGGATTTGTTGGCGGACTCAGGTTGGACGCGGGACGAGATCGATCGCACGGTTTGTCACCAAGTGGGTTCGAGACACCGTGTGGGCATGTTGGAAGCCATGGGGCTTCCGGAAGAACGAGACATCATCACGTTCCCGGCACTTGGCAACACGGGGTCCGTGGCGTTGCCGTTGACCGTCGCCGCCGCTGCGGCGACGGGAGAACTGCAAGGCGGCGACCGGACCGCGATGCTGGGCATCGGCTCTGGGATCAACAGCGTGATGGTGGCCGCGGATTGGGGGCAAACCCAAATCTCTGGTGAATGGTCTGGTTTATTGGATGAGCTGGCGGAACTCCGCGAACCGGAGCCCACGGTGGTGGGCTGA